In the genome of Streptomyces collinus, one region contains:
- a CDS encoding substrate-binding domain-containing protein: protein MFRHDLPAPEWFTADDSVLGVALVFPLQGPAGIFGPTCELCARLAAEEVNRDGGVLGRELRLVPVDGSGAPHEVADEVGALVDLGAVQGVTGWHISSVRQALAPRIAHRVPYVYTALYEGGEDTAGVFLTSETPRDQLRPAMELLARERGVRRWFVVGNDYVWPRHTARSARGYARADGGCVAGEVYLPLGTHDFEPVLRRVERSDADAVLMLLVGSDAVRFNREFAAYGLDARCLRLSTLMDENMLVASGPEATEDLYSTAGFFASLANRDTLEFHGRYAARYGVEAPALGSLGESCYEGVLLLAALLKRAGALDVSAVGAAAGAGSVSYEGPRGLLHLRDAHVRQRIYLARADGLDFDVLTELDARP, encoded by the coding sequence ATGTTCCGGCACGACCTCCCCGCGCCCGAGTGGTTCACGGCCGACGACTCCGTGCTCGGCGTGGCTCTCGTCTTCCCCCTTCAGGGGCCGGCCGGGATCTTCGGGCCCACGTGTGAGCTGTGCGCCCGGCTGGCCGCCGAGGAGGTCAACCGGGACGGCGGGGTGCTCGGCAGGGAGCTGCGGCTGGTCCCGGTCGACGGCTCGGGCGCGCCGCACGAGGTCGCCGACGAGGTCGGGGCGCTGGTGGACCTGGGTGCCGTGCAGGGCGTCACCGGCTGGCACATCTCCTCCGTACGGCAGGCGCTGGCACCGCGGATCGCGCACCGCGTCCCGTACGTGTACACCGCGCTGTACGAGGGCGGGGAGGACACGGCGGGGGTGTTCCTGACGAGCGAGACCCCGCGCGATCAGCTCCGGCCGGCGATGGAGCTGCTGGCGCGCGAGCGCGGGGTACGGCGCTGGTTCGTCGTGGGCAACGACTACGTGTGGCCGCGGCACACGGCCCGCTCGGCCCGCGGGTACGCCCGGGCCGACGGCGGCTGCGTCGCCGGCGAGGTCTATCTCCCGCTCGGCACCCACGACTTCGAGCCGGTGCTGCGCCGCGTCGAGCGCTCGGACGCCGACGCGGTGCTGATGCTGCTCGTCGGCAGCGACGCGGTGCGCTTCAACCGGGAGTTCGCGGCGTACGGCCTGGACGCGCGCTGCCTGCGGCTGAGCACCCTGATGGACGAGAACATGCTGGTGGCGAGCGGCCCGGAGGCCACCGAGGACCTCTACAGCACGGCCGGGTTCTTCGCCTCGCTGGCCAATCGCGACACCCTCGAATTCCACGGGCGCTACGCCGCCCGCTACGGCGTCGAGGCGCCCGCCCTCGGCAGCCTCGGCGAGTCCTGCTACGAGGGTGTGCTGCTGCTGGCGGCGCTGCTGAAACGGGCCGGGGCCCTGGACGTCTCGGCGGTCGGCGCGGCGGCCGGTGCGGGGTCTGTCTCGTACGAGGGCCCGCGCGGGCTGCTCCACCTCCGGGACGCCCATGTGCGCCAGCGGATCTACCTGGCACGTGCCGACGGGCTGGACTTCGACGTCCTCACGGAGCTGGATGCGCGTCCCTGA
- a CDS encoding glycoside hydrolase family 19 protein: MSRRRISAVLATLALAGTAPVLLPASNASAAACSSYPNWTAGKSYNAGDIVRYTDGKAYIAEHANPGYDPVISTWYWEPYACDNGPGTPNARFVVSEAQFNQMFPNRNSFYTYSGLTAALSAYPGFANTGSDTVKKQEAAAFLANVSHETGGLVHVVEQNTANYPHYCDWGRPYGCPAGQAAYYGRGPIQLSWNFNYKAAGDALGIDLLNNPWLVQNDSAVAWKTALWYWNTQTGPGSMTPHNAMVNGAGFGQTIRSINGSLECDGKNPAQVQSRVNNYQRFTQILGTSPGGNLYC; the protein is encoded by the coding sequence GTGTCGAGACGCCGCATCTCCGCAGTCCTGGCCACCCTCGCCCTCGCCGGCACCGCGCCGGTGCTCCTGCCCGCCTCGAACGCCTCGGCCGCCGCCTGCTCCAGCTACCCGAACTGGACGGCCGGGAAGTCGTACAACGCCGGTGACATCGTCCGCTACACCGACGGCAAGGCGTACATCGCCGAGCACGCCAACCCGGGCTACGACCCGGTCATCAGCACCTGGTACTGGGAGCCGTACGCCTGCGACAACGGTCCCGGCACGCCCAACGCGCGCTTCGTGGTGAGCGAGGCCCAGTTCAACCAGATGTTTCCGAACCGGAATTCGTTCTACACCTACAGCGGGCTCACCGCGGCCCTCAGCGCCTACCCCGGCTTCGCCAACACCGGCAGCGACACGGTGAAGAAGCAGGAGGCCGCCGCCTTCCTCGCCAACGTCAGCCACGAGACCGGCGGTCTGGTGCACGTGGTCGAGCAGAACACCGCCAACTACCCGCACTACTGCGACTGGGGACGGCCCTACGGCTGTCCGGCCGGGCAGGCCGCCTACTACGGCCGCGGCCCGATCCAGCTGAGCTGGAACTTCAACTACAAGGCCGCGGGCGACGCGCTCGGCATCGACCTGCTGAACAACCCCTGGCTCGTCCAGAACGACTCGGCCGTCGCCTGGAAGACCGCCCTGTGGTACTGGAACACCCAGACCGGCCCCGGTTCCATGACCCCGCACAACGCCATGGTGAACGGCGCCGGGTTCGGCCAGACGATCCGCAGCATCAACGGCTCCCTGGAGTGCGACGGCAAGAACCCGGCGCAGGTGCAGAGCCGCGTGAACAACTACCAGCGGTTCACCCAGATCCTGGGCACGTCACCCGGAGGCAACCTGTACTGCTGA
- a CDS encoding SPW repeat protein, translated as MANVSPTRGDITSHPDASEMRDRYARVLGGRDVALVDGPVFLLGLYCAASPWIVHYTTSQPALVTHNLIMGIAIGLLALGFTRAPERMYGLSWAMCALGVWMIISPWIVGESPDAGVVWNNIIIGALAVVLGLVCAGTAAKAQPRP; from the coding sequence ATGGCCAACGTCTCGCCCACCAGAGGTGACATCACCAGCCACCCTGATGCCTCCGAGATGCGGGATCGGTACGCCCGCGTGCTCGGCGGCCGCGATGTGGCGCTCGTGGACGGACCGGTGTTCCTGCTCGGTCTGTACTGCGCCGCCTCCCCGTGGATAGTCCACTACACGACCAGCCAGCCGGCACTCGTGACTCACAACCTGATCATGGGTATCGCGATCGGCCTGCTGGCGCTCGGCTTCACTCGTGCTCCCGAGCGCATGTACGGCCTGAGCTGGGCCATGTGTGCCCTCGGGGTCTGGATGATCATCTCGCCGTGGATCGTTGGCGAAAGCCCGGACGCCGGTGTCGTGTGGAACAACATCATCATCGGTGCACTGGCCGTGGTCCTGGGGCTGGTGTGCGCCGGAACGGCGGCGAAGGCCCAGCCGAGGCCGTAG
- a CDS encoding NAD-dependent epimerase/dehydratase family protein, which translates to MTTNGTSQSILLAGASGVLGRHITRALTEAGHKVTGLGRSRENGIRADLMDRDALLRAVDGHRFDTVVHAATALRKPPMRDRDMYATDALRTEGTAHLVEAARATGARRFVVESMAFGYGYGDHGDRPLTEDDPFGPRGATPALERHIAGMRTKERLAFEAEALDGIALRLGLFYGPGGTEALLPLLRRRQLPLPGDRGRVLPWVELTDAARAVVAAVERGRPGQAYNIADGTPMGFRAHVEAVARTFGLPKPLHVPLWFLKPMSYAHTVMSSRLRMSCAKAERELGWTPRYASSHEGLAALRPTSHL; encoded by the coding sequence ATGACGACGAACGGGACGAGTCAGAGCATCCTCCTCGCCGGCGCGAGCGGCGTCCTCGGCCGGCACATCACCCGCGCCCTGACCGAGGCGGGCCACAAGGTCACCGGCCTCGGCAGGAGCAGGGAGAACGGCATCCGAGCCGACCTCATGGACCGCGACGCGCTGCTGCGCGCCGTCGACGGGCACCGCTTCGACACCGTGGTCCACGCCGCGACGGCCCTGCGCAAGCCCCCCATGCGGGACCGTGACATGTACGCCACCGACGCCCTGCGCACCGAGGGCACGGCCCACCTCGTCGAGGCCGCCCGCGCCACCGGCGCCCGCCGCTTCGTCGTGGAGTCCATGGCCTTCGGGTACGGCTACGGCGACCACGGCGACCGCCCGCTCACCGAGGACGACCCCTTCGGCCCGCGCGGCGCCACACCGGCGCTGGAGCGGCACATCGCCGGCATGCGGACCAAGGAGCGGCTCGCCTTCGAAGCGGAGGCCCTGGACGGCATCGCGCTGCGCCTCGGCCTGTTCTACGGCCCCGGCGGCACCGAAGCCCTGCTGCCCCTGTTGCGACGACGGCAGCTGCCCCTGCCCGGCGACCGGGGCCGGGTGCTGCCGTGGGTGGAGCTCACGGACGCCGCCCGCGCGGTGGTGGCCGCGGTGGAGCGCGGCCGGCCGGGGCAGGCGTACAACATCGCGGACGGCACCCCCATGGGGTTCCGCGCCCACGTCGAGGCGGTGGCCCGGACGTTCGGGCTGCCGAAGCCGTTGCACGTGCCGCTGTGGTTCTTGAAGCCCATGTCGTACGCGCACACCGTGATGTCGTCCCGGCTCCGCATGTCCTGCGCGAAGGCGGAGCGCGAACTCGGCTGGACGCCGCGCTATGCGTCGAGCCACGAGGGGCTCGCCGCGCTGCGGCCGACGAGCCACCTCTGA
- the ssuE gene encoding NADPH-dependent FMN reductase — MATVLSVSGSPSASSRTSRLLRHLDQRLAAQGHDVIPLDVRTIPAEALLGADFRHPAIVEATELFARADGVVVGTPVYKASYSGVLKALLDLLPQYALAGKTVLPLATGGSVAHVLAIDYALRPVLNSMGAAHIVQGWFTLDKDLAVQDDGSLAVAPAATEALGQVVDQFSAALGRTPLLAVAG, encoded by the coding sequence ATGGCCACCGTCCTGTCCGTCTCCGGCAGCCCCTCCGCCTCCTCCCGAACCAGCCGACTGCTGCGCCATCTCGACCAGCGGCTGGCGGCCCAGGGCCATGATGTGATTCCGCTCGACGTCCGCACGATCCCCGCCGAAGCCCTGCTCGGCGCGGACTTCCGCCACCCCGCCATCGTCGAGGCCACCGAGCTGTTCGCGCGGGCCGACGGCGTCGTCGTCGGCACACCCGTCTACAAGGCGTCCTACTCCGGTGTCCTGAAGGCCTTGCTGGACCTGCTCCCGCAGTACGCCCTCGCCGGCAAGACCGTGCTGCCGCTCGCCACCGGCGGCAGCGTCGCCCATGTCCTGGCCATCGACTACGCGCTGCGCCCGGTGCTCAACTCCATGGGCGCGGCCCACATCGTGCAGGGCTGGTTCACCCTCGACAAGGACCTCGCCGTGCAGGACGACGGCTCCCTGGCCGTCGCGCCGGCCGCCACCGAGGCACTCGGCCAGGTGGTCGACCAGTTCTCCGCCGCCCTCGGCCGCACCCCGCTGCTGGCGGTGGCGGGCTGA
- a CDS encoding nucleoside deaminase codes for MVVKDTDLPHLRRCVELAAEALEAGDEPFGSVLVGGDGTVLGEDHNRVASGDRTRHPEFELARWSAAHLTPGERAAATVYTSGEHCPMCAAAHAWVGLGRIVYVASSGQLTTWLDELGVPAAPVRPLPVQEVAPGVTVDGPVPELTQQVRELHIRFHRGHR; via the coding sequence ATGGTCGTGAAGGACACGGATCTGCCGCATCTGCGCCGCTGCGTGGAACTGGCGGCCGAGGCGCTGGAGGCCGGGGACGAGCCGTTCGGTTCGGTCCTGGTGGGCGGAGACGGCACCGTCCTCGGCGAGGACCACAACCGGGTGGCCTCGGGCGACCGCACCCGGCACCCCGAGTTCGAGCTGGCGCGCTGGTCGGCGGCGCACCTCACCCCCGGGGAGCGGGCGGCCGCCACGGTCTACACCTCCGGCGAGCACTGCCCGATGTGCGCGGCAGCGCACGCCTGGGTCGGCCTCGGGCGCATCGTCTACGTTGCCTCGTCCGGGCAACTCACCACCTGGCTGGACGAGTTGGGTGTTCCAGCGGCACCGGTCCGGCCACTCCCCGTACAGGAGGTCGCACCCGGTGTCACCGTGGACGGCCCGGTGCCCGAACTGACGCAGCAGGTGAGGGAGTTGCACATCAGGTTCCACCGCGGACACCGCTGA
- a CDS encoding GNAT family N-acetyltransferase, which translates to MDHAELLALFDRDLRAGARPDGPDARVERTGGVVRQVASAQGWNGVVWSALDEAGADAAIAAQIGHYTGLGLDFEWKLYGHDRPADLGRRLCAAGFTPGAEETLMIGEADGLAHGTEPPEGVRVVPVTGPAGVDLVADVHEKAFGADSSWLRHQLLARLAADPDTVVAVVAMAGGEPVSAARMELVPGTPFAGLWGGGTVQHWRGRGIYRTLVAHRARAAAARGYRYLQVDASSQSRPILERLGFVPLTTTTPYEYTA; encoded by the coding sequence ATGGATCATGCTGAGTTGCTCGCCCTGTTCGACCGCGACCTGCGTGCGGGAGCGCGGCCGGACGGCCCCGATGCCCGGGTCGAGCGGACCGGCGGCGTCGTCCGCCAGGTCGCCTCCGCCCAGGGCTGGAACGGCGTCGTGTGGTCCGCCCTCGACGAGGCCGGGGCGGACGCGGCGATCGCCGCGCAGATCGGCCACTACACCGGGCTCGGCCTCGACTTCGAGTGGAAGCTGTACGGGCACGACCGCCCGGCCGACCTCGGACGGCGGCTGTGCGCGGCCGGGTTCACGCCCGGGGCCGAGGAGACGCTGATGATCGGCGAGGCCGACGGCCTGGCCCACGGCACCGAACCGCCCGAGGGCGTGCGCGTCGTGCCGGTCACCGGCCCGGCGGGCGTCGATCTGGTGGCCGACGTCCACGAGAAGGCGTTCGGCGCGGACAGCTCCTGGCTGCGCCACCAGCTCCTCGCCCGGCTGGCGGCCGACCCGGACACCGTCGTCGCCGTCGTGGCGATGGCCGGCGGCGAGCCGGTGAGCGCGGCCCGCATGGAACTCGTACCCGGTACACCCTTCGCCGGGCTGTGGGGCGGCGGCACCGTCCAGCACTGGCGGGGCCGCGGCATCTACCGCACGCTGGTGGCCCACCGCGCCCGCGCCGCCGCGGCCCGCGGCTACCGCTACCTCCAGGTCGACGCCTCCAGTCAGAGCCGGCCGATCCTGGAACGCCTCGGCTTCGTGCCGCTGACGACCACGACGCCGTACGAGTACACCGCGTAG
- a CDS encoding phospholipase → MRLRTPHALLATAAALAAAVVAPQPAAAAAVPAPGPYYVQSATTGLNAADNGGAVEQHRPRGNEDRQQWQLKPSGSSYLLENTVAPGSCLGRSGDQAATVACASADAGWEIDPIGADRYTLRAPGTTRHLTLAPKPPGATYPARLAVGGSGDLAAWYLTPVNPVTGPMPPQDRRTLDQVTFLTTHNAYANGVDGGFAPPFVNLVPNQTRGIERQLADGVRGFMLDVHQTPDGAILCHNSCTLVSRPVALWVDLQRMVDFLKAHPDQFVTVFLEDYVDPAVLRAELARVSGLSDVLYRPDLTGVRQNGWPTMTELAAAGDRLLIFTDHSRSADQAAGLTRDSFGVMYQREWTVENYWSMGSGLGTSDLSCYSRWYGADTNIPLTRTEPGFRPLFVMNHFRDVPLTGTAGTDNTKLADRAQRFCRPAARKKPNFLAVDHYDRGNPASAVTTLNSYTYP, encoded by the coding sequence ATGCGCCTACGCACCCCCCACGCCCTGCTCGCCACGGCCGCGGCACTGGCCGCCGCGGTCGTGGCCCCCCAGCCCGCCGCTGCCGCCGCCGTTCCGGCCCCGGGCCCGTACTACGTCCAGAGCGCCACGACCGGGCTCAACGCGGCCGACAACGGCGGCGCGGTCGAGCAGCACAGACCCCGCGGCAACGAGGACCGCCAGCAATGGCAGTTGAAGCCGAGCGGGTCCTCCTACCTCCTGGAGAACACCGTCGCGCCCGGCAGCTGCCTCGGCCGCAGCGGCGACCAGGCCGCGACCGTCGCCTGCGCGAGCGCCGACGCCGGGTGGGAGATCGACCCGATCGGCGCCGACCGCTACACGCTCAGGGCCCCGGGAACCACCCGCCACCTCACACTCGCACCCAAGCCGCCCGGCGCCACCTACCCCGCCCGGCTCGCCGTCGGCGGATCCGGTGACCTCGCCGCCTGGTACCTCACCCCCGTGAACCCTGTCACCGGCCCCATGCCGCCGCAGGACCGCCGCACCCTGGACCAGGTCACGTTCCTCACCACCCACAACGCCTACGCCAACGGCGTCGACGGCGGCTTCGCCCCGCCCTTCGTCAACCTCGTGCCCAACCAGACCCGCGGCATCGAACGCCAACTGGCCGACGGTGTACGGGGATTCATGCTGGACGTGCATCAGACCCCTGACGGCGCGATCCTCTGCCACAACAGCTGCACCCTCGTCAGCAGGCCCGTCGCCCTGTGGGTCGACCTCCAGCGCATGGTCGACTTCCTCAAGGCCCACCCCGACCAGTTCGTCACCGTCTTCCTGGAGGACTACGTCGACCCGGCCGTCCTGCGCGCCGAACTCGCCCGCGTGAGCGGCCTGTCGGACGTGCTCTACCGGCCCGATCTCACCGGCGTGCGGCAGAACGGCTGGCCGACGATGACGGAGCTGGCCGCCGCCGGCGACCGGCTGCTGATCTTCACCGACCACAGCCGCTCCGCCGACCAGGCCGCGGGCCTGACCCGGGACAGCTTCGGCGTCATGTACCAGCGCGAGTGGACCGTCGAGAACTACTGGTCCATGGGCTCCGGCCTCGGGACCTCCGACTTGTCCTGCTACAGCCGCTGGTACGGGGCCGACACCAACATTCCGCTGACTCGCACCGAACCCGGGTTCCGCCCGCTGTTCGTCATGAACCACTTCCGGGACGTCCCGCTCACCGGCACGGCCGGCACGGACAACACCAAACTCGCCGACCGCGCCCAGAGGTTCTGCCGGCCGGCCGCCCGCAAGAAGCCCAACTTCCTCGCCGTGGACCACTACGACCGTGGCAACCCGGCCTCCGCCGTCACCACCCTCAACTCGTACACGTATCCGTAA
- a CDS encoding serine hydrolase domain-containing protein, with translation MKQRAARTVSIALAVVLSAGTAALAPAAQAAQPKDGHEATRTALRALVEQGGLPGAAATVHDAQGSWFGRSGHADTGTGRKRTAGEHFRGASITKTFVATVMLQLEAEGRLDLDDTVERRLPGLLRGNGHDGSRVTLRQLLNHTSGIPNYTDDPGFLHDAAGPGFPEHRYDTHTPGELVAIALRRPPQPGPENEPSYSNTNYVVAGMVIEKVTGRGYAQEITRRILRPLKLRGTSFPGTAPKMPKPHPVGYSRLHQDAPDAEIHDATEQNMTWLGAAGDVISTSGDLNRFQRALVKGHLLPPRQLKEMFDEVPAGPGIGYGLGVEFARLSCGVKVVGKSGRTNGSLSAMVGTQDGEHQLTFNINGDWLPDSSLYIDVIEAEFCGKPPSRTDRTDRTEAMPGLR, from the coding sequence ATGAAGCAACGCGCCGCACGCACCGTCTCGATCGCCCTGGCCGTGGTGCTCTCCGCCGGCACGGCGGCACTCGCCCCGGCGGCGCAGGCGGCCCAGCCGAAAGACGGCCACGAGGCGACCCGGACCGCGTTACGCGCCCTGGTCGAGCAGGGCGGTCTCCCTGGAGCGGCGGCCACCGTCCATGACGCCCAGGGGAGTTGGTTCGGGCGGTCCGGCCACGCGGACACCGGCACGGGTCGCAAACGGACGGCCGGCGAGCACTTCCGCGGGGCCAGCATCACCAAGACGTTCGTCGCGACCGTCATGCTCCAACTGGAGGCGGAAGGCAGACTGGACCTGGACGACACGGTCGAGCGACGGCTGCCCGGCCTGCTGCGCGGCAACGGCCACGACGGCAGCAGGGTGACGCTGCGTCAACTCCTCAACCACACCAGCGGCATCCCGAACTACACCGACGACCCCGGCTTCCTCCACGACGCCGCGGGGCCCGGATTCCCGGAGCACCGGTACGACACCCACACACCCGGGGAACTCGTGGCGATCGCTCTGCGGCGCCCACCGCAGCCCGGCCCGGAGAACGAACCGTCGTACTCGAACACCAACTACGTCGTCGCAGGCATGGTCATCGAGAAGGTCACCGGGCGCGGCTACGCCCAGGAGATCACCCGCCGCATCCTCCGGCCCCTGAAGCTGCGCGGAACGTCGTTCCCGGGCACGGCACCCAAGATGCCGAAGCCGCACCCCGTCGGCTACTCCCGGCTCCACCAGGACGCCCCCGACGCCGAGATCCACGACGCCACCGAACAGAACATGACCTGGCTGGGTGCGGCCGGTGACGTCATCTCCACCAGCGGCGACCTCAACCGGTTCCAACGCGCCCTGGTAAAGGGCCACTTGCTGCCGCCGCGGCAGCTGAAGGAGATGTTCGACGAGGTTCCGGCCGGGCCGGGCATCGGATACGGACTCGGAGTCGAGTTCGCGCGGTTGTCCTGCGGTGTGAAGGTGGTGGGCAAGAGCGGCCGGACGAACGGTTCCCTGTCCGCGATGGTCGGCACCCAGGACGGCGAGCACCAGCTCACGTTCAACATCAACGGCGACTGGCTCCCGGACTCCTCCCTCTACATCGACGTCATAGAAGCGGAGTTCTGCGGGAAGCCCCCGTCCCGGACGGACCGGACGGACCGGACGGAGGCCATGCCGGGCCTCCGCTAG
- a CDS encoding putative leader peptide — protein MTMRLDLTRRRHVDLARVSSASCRAAA, from the coding sequence ATGACCATGCGACTGGACCTCACGCGGCGACGCCACGTCGACCTCGCACGCGTCTCCAGCGCTTCCTGTCGCGCCGCAGCCTGA
- a CDS encoding acyl-CoA dehydrogenase family protein, whose product MTTTPHPLVTRAQRLAGDLLLPQAERVDQEGVPASHVEAVKRAGLLGVVAPQEYGGADAPVAVARETAEILAGACCSTWFVQTQHHTPVKLLATYDSPVREKLLRPLAVGELMAGIAFAHVRAFPRVPVRAVREEGGWRFEGRVPWYTGWGLNDVMLLAGVTDTAEVVFVFAEAREQPGLRASAPMRLAALTAARTVSLELDGLRIPEEAVVLRTSQEEFAQVDLPRAANASPAVFGVAYAALDLVARTPDGEETARSLRARLNEVRRDAYALADRPAAPGCVPERLAVKTRAYDLLRAATTAAIVAGGGRAMDLGSRAQRLAREGMFLLVQGQTAEARRMHLGSLASG is encoded by the coding sequence ATGACCACCACACCCCATCCCCTCGTCACCCGCGCCCAGCGACTGGCCGGCGATCTGCTCCTCCCGCAGGCCGAGCGCGTCGACCAGGAGGGGGTGCCCGCGAGCCATGTCGAGGCGGTGAAGCGGGCGGGGCTCCTCGGTGTGGTCGCGCCGCAGGAGTACGGCGGGGCGGACGCACCCGTGGCCGTGGCGCGGGAGACCGCGGAGATCCTGGCCGGGGCGTGCTGCTCCACCTGGTTCGTGCAGACACAGCACCACACACCGGTGAAGCTGCTCGCCACGTACGACTCGCCCGTCCGGGAGAAGCTGCTGCGGCCACTGGCGGTCGGCGAGCTGATGGCGGGCATCGCGTTCGCCCATGTCCGTGCCTTCCCCCGGGTGCCCGTGCGGGCCGTCCGCGAGGAGGGCGGCTGGCGGTTCGAGGGCAGGGTGCCCTGGTACACGGGCTGGGGACTGAACGACGTGATGCTGCTGGCCGGGGTGACGGACACGGCCGAGGTGGTGTTCGTGTTCGCCGAGGCGCGCGAGCAGCCGGGGCTGAGGGCGTCGGCGCCGATGCGGCTCGCGGCTCTCACCGCCGCGCGCACGGTGTCTCTGGAGCTGGACGGCCTGCGGATCCCGGAGGAGGCCGTCGTGCTGCGCACGTCGCAGGAGGAGTTCGCCCAGGTCGACCTGCCCCGGGCCGCCAACGCCAGTCCGGCCGTGTTCGGGGTCGCGTACGCGGCGCTGGACCTGGTGGCGCGGACCCCGGACGGCGAGGAGACGGCCCGGTCGCTGCGGGCCCGGCTCAACGAGGTCCGGCGGGACGCCTACGCCCTGGCCGACCGGCCCGCCGCGCCCGGCTGCGTACCGGAGCGGCTGGCCGTGAAGACCCGCGCGTACGACCTCCTGCGCGCTGCCACCACCGCGGCGATCGTCGCCGGGGGCGGGCGCGCCATGGACCTGGGCAGCCGGGCACAGCGGCTGGCGCGCGAGGGGATGTTCCTGCTGGTTCAGGGCCAGACGGCCGAGGCACGCCGGATGCACCTCGGCTCGCTGGCGTCCGGCTAG
- a CDS encoding MarR family winged helix-turn-helix transcriptional regulator: MPSPTPRRPDDLVQLLTRAERLAARRLQVVLEAEGCSLDAWRVMASLSDGEGHHMTGLAEAAFLPPPTLTKLVDQLVDQNLVHRRVDPFDRRRILAHLTPRGQEFWQRVDQVVRAARPSLGEGDDDRLRSLLDRLAASLEDPAHV, encoded by the coding sequence ATGCCCAGCCCCACCCCGCGTCGGCCCGACGACCTCGTGCAGTTGCTGACGCGGGCCGAACGACTCGCGGCGCGGCGATTGCAGGTCGTGCTGGAGGCGGAGGGCTGCTCGCTGGACGCATGGCGAGTCATGGCGTCGCTGTCGGACGGCGAGGGGCACCACATGACGGGGCTCGCGGAGGCCGCTTTCCTGCCGCCGCCGACGCTGACCAAGCTGGTCGACCAGCTCGTCGACCAGAACCTCGTGCACCGCAGGGTCGACCCGTTCGACCGCCGCCGCATCCTCGCCCATCTCACGCCGCGCGGCCAGGAGTTCTGGCAGCGCGTCGACCAGGTGGTCCGCGCCGCCCGGCCCTCGCTCGGCGAAGGCGACGACGACCGGCTGCGGTCCCTGCTGGACCGGCTGGCGGCGTCGCTGGAGGACCCGGCGCACGTGTGA
- a CDS encoding LLM class flavin-dependent oxidoreductase: MPLTFHWFLPTNGDSRHVVGGGHGTPATASGRDRPPTVAYLSQIARAAEEVGFAGALTPTGAWCEDAWLTTAMVAQHTERLKFLVAFRPGLISPTLAAQMAATFQRQTGGRLLLNVVTGGEDKEQRAFGDFLAKDGRYRRTGEFLHVVRGLWEGRTVDLHGEHIRVEDAALARVPDPVPEVYFGGSSPIAGEIAARHSDVYLTWGEPPAQVAEKIARIRSLAEAQGRTLRFGIRLHVITRDTAEQAWAEADRLLDGFDPDTVASVQAGLARSESEGQQRMLALHGGRRDRLEIHPNLWAGIGLVRGGAGTALVGSHDEVAERIKEYHALGIDEFILSGYPHLEEAYWFGEGVLPRLAVQGLWRHPGGKETASAAPAPFVPVAS, encoded by the coding sequence GTGCCCCTCACCTTCCACTGGTTCCTGCCCACCAACGGCGACAGCCGCCATGTCGTCGGCGGCGGTCACGGCACCCCGGCCACCGCGTCCGGGCGGGACCGGCCGCCGACGGTCGCCTACCTGAGCCAGATCGCCCGGGCCGCCGAGGAGGTGGGCTTCGCGGGTGCCCTCACCCCCACCGGCGCCTGGTGCGAGGACGCGTGGCTCACCACGGCGATGGTCGCCCAGCACACCGAACGCCTGAAGTTCCTCGTCGCCTTCCGGCCGGGGCTGATCTCACCCACGCTCGCCGCACAGATGGCCGCCACCTTCCAGCGGCAGACCGGCGGACGGCTGCTGCTCAACGTCGTCACCGGCGGCGAGGACAAGGAGCAGCGCGCCTTCGGCGACTTCCTCGCCAAGGACGGCCGGTACCGTCGCACCGGTGAATTCCTGCACGTCGTCAGGGGGTTGTGGGAGGGCAGGACCGTCGACCTGCACGGCGAGCACATCCGGGTGGAGGACGCGGCGCTGGCGCGGGTCCCCGACCCTGTGCCCGAGGTCTACTTCGGCGGCTCCTCGCCCATCGCCGGTGAGATCGCCGCCCGGCACTCCGACGTCTACCTCACCTGGGGCGAACCGCCCGCCCAGGTCGCCGAGAAGATCGCCCGGATCCGGTCGCTGGCCGAAGCACAGGGCCGCACCCTGCGCTTCGGCATCCGGCTGCACGTCATCACCCGCGACACCGCCGAGCAGGCCTGGGCCGAGGCGGACCGGCTGCTCGACGGCTTCGACCCGGACACGGTGGCATCGGTGCAGGCCGGCCTCGCCCGCAGCGAGTCCGAGGGGCAGCAGCGCATGCTCGCCCTGCACGGCGGCCGACGCGACCGCCTGGAGATCCACCCCAACCTGTGGGCCGGCATCGGCCTGGTGCGCGGCGGGGCGGGCACCGCCCTCGTCGGCAGCCACGACGAGGTCGCCGAGCGGATCAAGGAGTACCACGCCCTGGGCATCGACGAGTTCATCCTCTCCGGCTATCCGCACCTGGAGGAGGCGTACTGGTTCGGCGAGGGCGTCCTGCCGCGCCTCGCCGTGCAGGGACTGTGGCGGCACCCCGGCGGCAAGGAGACCGCGTCCGCGGCTCCGGCCCCCTTCGTGCCGGTCGCGAGCTGA